A single genomic interval of Coccidioides posadasii str. Silveira chromosome 1, complete sequence harbors:
- a CDS encoding uncharacterized protein (SECRETED:SignalP(1-23)~BUSCO:20952at4751~EggNog:ENOG410PFV1~COG:I~TransMembrane:13 (n6-16c23/24o268-293i355-375o598-623i635-659o665-687i717-736o742-767i827-846o1071-1091i1098-1121o1127-1149i1170-1199o1211-1234i)~BUSCO:478at33183), translating into MLFSPTSLFLAGLAAVQTGSVLAQGHTDLHEEGRCAIRGNCGKKSFFGGELPCPNNGLAREPEEKVRDKLVSLCGDKWKHGPVCCEDEQIDALSKNLNLAQGIIASCPACKENFFNIFCTFTCSPDQSLFINVTQTEEVRGKLLVTELDNLWSEKYQSGFYDSCKDVKNGASGGKAMDFIGGGAKNYVQFLKFLGDKKLLGSPFQINFITEPRNPMHDGMRALPEIPKACNDSDGAFRCSCVDCPAVCPQLPALATETYCHVGYLPCFSFAVIVIYSVGLVLLVSGILARIAFRKHRERKIERVRLLQDASPSDEEDEGDIIENAGSLTRPTRNYRVNATLDKVFSRLGRFCTRFPTLTIVTSFLIVGLMSLGWLRFSVEKDPVRLWVSPTSEAAREKQYFDSNFGPFYRAEQAFLVNDGPGSVLSYETLSWWFDVESRVRRMISLNNGLSLEDVCFNPTGNACVVQSVTGYFGGSFANVDPNNWQKQLKHCTESPGSRDCLPDFQQPLSPNMILGGYDDTGDVLDAKALIVTWVVNNHEQGTKEEANAIDWEDSVKRVLQVVQEEATERGLRVSFNTEISLEQELNKSTNTDARIVVISYVIMFVYASLALSSTTITWKSLFRNPANVLVQSKFTLGIIGILIVLMSVSASVGLFAALGVKVTLIIAEVIPFLVLAVGVDNIFLIVHEFERVNLSHPEEELDERIAKALGRMGPSILLSAATETIAFAMGVFVGMPAVKNFAIYAAGAVFINALLQVTMFISLLCLNQRRVESLRVDCFPCLTVRKATVTAIPGSQPFDHGEEGIIDWFIRRIYAPKLLSKTVRGLVLLVFSGLFAAGLALLPTMKLGLDQRIAIPSDSYLISYFNDLYDYFDTGPPVYFVTRGVNVTERHHQQQLCGRFSTCDDFSLGFVLEQESKRSNVSYISGAAASWIDDFFYWLNPQKDCCVEDGKICFEDRQPPWNISLSGMPEGAEFVHYAKKWIHSPTTASCPLGGRAPYSNALVIDSKHITTNASHFRSSHTPLRSQADFINAYASARRIANDISSRHDIDVFPYSKFYIFFDQYMSVVRLTATLLGSAIAIIFLVTSLLLGSLATGAVVTVTVIMMIVDIMGTMAVAGVSLNAVSLVNLIICVGIGIEFCAHVARAFMFPSASLLEKAQSKFRQRTARAWAALVNVGGSVFSGITLTKLVGVCVLAFTRSKIFEIYYFRVWLALIIFAATHGLIFLPVALSFFGGEGYINPESDGGLEEDLAARRYRSLLPDNDYDSDDY; encoded by the exons TCCCTCTTCCTGGCGGGGCTGGCCGCAGTTCAGACGGGTTCAGTTCTCGCGCAGGGGCACACGGACCTTCACGAAGAAGGCCGGTGCGCAATTCGAGGGAATTGTGGGAAGAAGTCATTTTTCGGAGGAGAATTGCCATGTCCCAACAATGGTCTTGCCAGGGAACCCGAGGAAAAAGTACGAGATAAGCTAGTGTCGCTCTGTGGTGATAAATGGAAGCATGGACCGGTCTGCTGCGAAGATGAGCAG ATtgatgccttgtcaaagaaCCTTAATCTCGCTCAAGGGATTATCGCATCATGCCCTGCTTGCAAAGAGAATTTCTTCAACATCTTTTGCACTTTTACTTGTTCACCCGACCAATCATTGTTTATAAATGTTACTCAGACAGAAGAGGTTCGGGGAAAGCTGCTGGTCACCGAACTGGATAACTTGTGGTCAGAGAAATACCAGAGCGGCTTCTACGATAGCTGCAAGGATGTTAAGAATGGTGCCTCTGGAGGGAAGGCAATGGACTTCATTGGCGGTGGTGCCAAGAATTACGTCCAGTTTTTGAAATTCCTGGGTGACAAAAAGTTGCTGGGCAGTCCATTCCAGATCAACTTCATCACCGAGCCGAGAAATCCCATGCATGACGGGATGCGAGCGTTGCCAGAAATTCCAAAAGCATGCAACGACTCCGATGGCGCGTTTAGATGTTCCTGTGTTGACTGTCCAGCCGTTTGCCCCCAGCTGCCGGCCCTAGCGACAGAAACCTACTGCCATGTTGGCTACCTTCCATGCTTTTCTTTTGCCGTTATCGTCATCTACTCTGTGGGTCTTGTGCTTTTAGTATCGGGCATTCTAGCTCGGATCGCATTCCGAAAACACCGTGAGCGGAAGATTGAAAGAGTGAGATTGCTTCAAGACGCAAGTCCTAGTGATGAGGAAGACGAAGGCGATATAATTGAAAATGCAGGCTCACTCACTCGTCCAACGAGAAATTATCGGGTGAACGCCACTCTAGATAAAGTATTTAGCCGTCTAGGGCGTTTTTGCACAAGGTTCCCCACCTTAACCATTGTCACAAGCTTTCTCATCGTTGGACTCATGAGCTTAGGCTGGCTGCGTTTCTCAGTGGAGAAAGATCCTGTCAGGCTTTGGGTCAGTCCAACATCGGAAGCTGCTAGAGAAAAGCAATATTTCGATTCGAACTTTGGACCGTTTTATCGAGCGGAGCAGGCCTTCCTTGTGAATGACGGCCCTGGTTCAGTGTTGAGCTATGAGACTTTAAGCTGGTGGTTTGACGTGGAGAGTCGAGTCAGGCGCATGATATCCTTGAATAATGGCCTCTCGCTAGAAGATGTCTGTTTCAATCCAACTGGCAATGCTTGCGTTGTTCAGTCCGTTACGGGCTATTTCGGAGGGTCATTTGCCAATGTTGACCCCAATAATTGGCAGAAGCAACTGAAACATTGCACAGAATCCCCAGGATCGCGTGACTGTCTTCCTGATTTCCAACAGCCCTTAAGCCCCAATATGATTCTCGGAGGTTATGATGATACCGGGGATGTATTGGATGCAAAAGCTTTGATAGTTACTTGGGTTGTCAACAACCATGAGCAAGGAACAAAAGAGGAAGCGAACGCGATTGATTGGGAAGACAGTGTCAAACGTGTGTTGCAAGTGGTTCAGGAAGAAGCAACAGAGAGAGGCCTACGAGTGTCTTTCAATACCGAAATTAGTCTTGAGCAGGAGTTGAACAAGTCTACAAATACTGATGCCAGGATCGTGGTTATCAGTTACGTTATCATGTTCGTCTATGCATCTTTGGCCTTGAGCTCAACAACTATAACCTGGAAATCCTTATTCAGAAATCCGGCCAATGTTCTGGTACAATCCAAATTCACTCTCGGGATTATCGGGATCCTTATTGTCCTGATGTCCGTTTCTGCGTCTGTTGGCTTGTTTGCGGCTCTTGGGGTTAAGGTGACGCTTATTATCGCCGAAGTGATACCATTCCTCGTCCTTGCAGTTGGTGTCGATAACATTTTCCTCATCGTCCACGAATTCGAGAGGGTGAATTTAAGCCATCCCGAGGAAGAACTTGATGAACGGATCGCAAAGGCTCTTGGAAGGATGGGGCCTAGTATTCTCTTATCGGCCGCTACAGAAACCATTGCCTTTGCAATGGGTGTCTTTGTGGGAATGCCCGCTGTGAAAAATTTTGCTATATATGCCGCTGGTGCCGTTTTCATCAATGCACTATTACAAGTCACGATGTTTATATCGCTTCTCTGCCTTAACCAAAGACGTGTTGAGAGCCTTCGGGTGGATTGTTTCCCCTGCCTAACTGTACGAAAGGCAACAGTCACCGCCATTCCGGGGAGCCAGCCGTTTGATCATGGAGAAGAAGGGATCATTGATTGGTTTATTCGAAGGATCTACGCTCCGAAGCTGTTGAGTAAAACAGTCAGAGGCTTAGTTTTATTGGTATTTTCGGGTCTGTTCGCAGCTGGGCTCGCGCTGCTGCCCACCATGAAACTCGGCTTGGATCAACGTATCGCTATTCCTAGCGACTCGTATTTGATCTCATACTTTAATGACCTGTATGATTACTTCGACACCGGACCACCGGTTTATTTCGTGACAAGGGGCGTTAACGTGACGGAGAGACATCACCAACAACAACTGTGCGGTAGATTTTCGACTTGCGATGATTTTTCGTTGGGATTTGTTCTCGAGCAAGAATCCAAAAGGTCGAATGTTTCATACATCTCTGGTGCTGCTGCAAGCTGGATTGACGACTTCTTTTACTGGTTAAACCCGCAAAAGGATTGCTGCGTTGAAGATGGGAAGATCTGTTTCGAGGATAGGCAACCGCCGTGGAATATATCTTTATCCGGCATGCCAGAAGGTGCAGAATTTGTGCACTATGCAAAAAAATGGATCCACTCTCCGACCACTGCATCGTGCCCTCTCGGCGGCAGGGCGCCGTACAGCAACGCGTTAGTCATAGATTCCAAGCACATCACCACTAATGCCAGCCATTTCCGGAGCTCCCATACTCCGTTGCGCAGCCAGGCGGACTTCATTAATGCCTATGCTTCAGCTCGTCGGATCGCCAACGATATATCCTCGAGACATGACATCGACGTCTTCCCCTACTCTAAATTTTATATTTTCTTTGACCAGTACATGTCGGTGGTGCGTCTCACAGCCACGTTGCTCGGGTCTGCAATAGCCATAATCTTCCTTGTGACATCACTTCTCTTAGGCTCTTTAGCCACCGGAGCAGTTGTGACGGTCACCGTCATCATGATGATCGTGGACATCATGGGCACAATGGCCGTTGCCGGAGTTTCTCTAAACGCAGTCTCACTTGTGAATCTGATCATTTGTGTCGGGATCGGCATCGAGTTCTGTGCACATGTTGCTCGAGCCTTTATGTTCCCCTCAGCATCGTTACTTGAAAAGGCTCAAAGTAAGTTCCGTCAACGGACGGCCCGTGCTTGGGCCGCTTTGGTGAATGTTGGCGGAAGTGTTTTTAGCGGCATCACGTTGACCAAACTTGTCGGAGTTTGCGTACTTGCCTTTACACGGAGTAAAATCTTTGAAATTTATTATTTCCGTGTGTGGCTAGCCCTGATTATCTTTGCTGCAACTCACGGCCTTATTTTCCTCCCAGTGGCGCTTAGCTTCTTCGGAGGCGAAG GATATATTAACCCGGAGTCGGACGGCGGCCTTGAAGAGGACCTGGCTGCGCGCAGATACCGCTCCCTATTGCCCGACAATGACTACGATTCTGATGATTATTGA